From the genome of Amyelois transitella isolate CPQ chromosome 16, ilAmyTran1.1, whole genome shotgun sequence, one region includes:
- the LOC106129088 gene encoding uncharacterized protein LOC106129088 encodes MSEIKQVKVDNWGIYFLQRLKHFFNRTDYCDLTLQFQDNAQLKVHRLVLSACTEYFELLERTCEMYEECLVMPDDLQADVVVPIVNFMYTGQLEFRMDMLEKFYQTSLVMNMPVLSKLLDAHRMRAAAKRTTSQGFINSQRRNSRMDSVKQLRHTPSPSHITPVSHKRSYSNAFQNASTPKSKVKTLSPQVQVSPSGSKSPHRALSPIEVIQNNKRKLKEPRPTRYELPEALDTDNIFENSFSNISYTSAPLMVHPETTKHYPSKKDSQLHKKLMKTATMEIVECKKIKSDTLFEDDVAETTVRDESDMFPANLNESPKDTNQLFDQMLDSNETAKVVIETKGDKQTSNIDHAKIISEVLKKYPHLVKSNKNIKLKILNTPSSSKMKKDKLSSFIKEKEVKPEPPDRDYTYETDVIDSKEAAKLIAMGAENIKGPWICLICGTPGRALHFTSYYKFRRHLVEIHNEKCIPTICEYCGFKSYKRNFMVHHCYTKHGVQPPPHFSFPKCNYCDFVAVTEGYLVKHKMAQHSQETKQFRCNVCIQSFHTYNKLLQHIQKTGHKFSDRKANQQCIYCLKVFQRESNLIAHLKTNHKLASKRDGIIEDSDEEKEKSNVKQEGVSYDDESEDGDVHYQIQQRSDGLHVITKKSNAPSLTNTNRQKILNPGFRKPSPVQPQKTKPVRTVQTMHNEFLQDQSMSNHNTVINNENVIEIDNVEYVMRDNELIPRKTRNEFVIPDMIDQEQSYDSITPSTSMEFANIQSTENAQQIKMIVKKSNSNQPIQIVVSNEEEYKALMSSNHSIIFDDDDTNKTLTMMTDSQNTTLDTSAIDLESTQSNDMMIIQDDYPLNVSEAVPTDNNIVVVYSHAVGQISDPNKQYQIITSQDIGAQFIQSSAMITQNFETVTTSTPVMSANVINAEIHETWQNDEQPNMENQHLDVTSNVKLESMSTNKDASESLEQLPEVEINTVHKETPTEPKVHESVVLQSNINVEELNQDAPDQSVTENSESVAGFAITPMDTDDPCSMTPNKEVVSTEFIIAKDEIGITPISENNLIQVQSEPSMPQTNIASQEELSEAQELIENPEAHDKPVGNNCDESDEQMVETQPDGITTSVCDSEETVTISKDDIAQTYTGNTTNLKPVVIKVTKEQIQSLTSEWSDDEYEVPEDSTVLKETPTSITQKITLEAEPKEIEESIENIQQEVDKSLTQADESMDSTLNDSASSELKDADATIIPQEPPVPEKLSSLLNDWEDNDSQDENNESENVIEGVTEMANTEVIIAQAENGDVIETDAETNLIDMPCHVAENVEELEQDATAVTKKDDKIKSLVSDWDDDEEEKE; translated from the coding sequence ATGTCGGAAATCAAGCAAGTGAAAGTTGACAATTGgggaatatattttctacaGCGTTTGAAGCACTTCTTCAACCGCACCGACTATTGTGACCTGACGCTACAATTCCAGGACAATGCTCAGCTCAAAGTACATAGGCTTGTGCTCAGTGCCTGCACTGAGTATTTTGAGCTTCTGGAGAGGACATGTGAAATGTATGAAGAATGCTTGGTAATGCCAGACGACCTGCAGGCCGACGTAGTCGTGCCTATTGTGAATTTCATGTACACAGGACAGCTGGAGTTCAGGATGGACATGCTCGAAAAATTCTATCAAACATCACTTGTAATGAACATGCCTGTTTTATCTAAACTGCTAGACGCTCACAGAATGAGAGCTGCAGCTAAAAGAACAACATCTCAAGGTTTCATTAACAGTCAAAGACGTAACAGTAGAATGGACTCTGTCAAACAATTGAGGCACACTCCATCCCCATCCCACATCACACCTGTTTCTCACAAGCGTTCTTACAGCAATGCTTTCCAAAATGCCAGTACTCCTAAATCCAAAGTTAAAACTCTGTCTCCACAAGTACAGGTTTCACCGTCCGGAAGTAAAAGTCCTCATAGAGCACTGTCACCAAttgaagttatacaaaataacaaaagaaaactaaaagaACCACGGCCTACAAGGTACGAGTTACCAGAAGCATTAGACActgacaatatttttgagaATTCTTTTAGCAACATTTCATACACCTCAGCACCATTGATGGTGCACCCAGAAACTACTAAACATTATCCTTCCAAAAAAGATTCACAACTTCATAAAAAACTGATGAAGACTGCTACCATGGAGATTGTTGAATGTAAGAAAATCAAATCGGACACTCTTTTTGAGGATGACGTAGCTGAAACAACTGTACGTGATGAATCAGATATGTTCCCAGCCAATTTGAATGAATCTCCAAAAGATACTAATCAACTATTTGACCAAATGCTTGACAGCAATGAAACTGCAAAAGTTGTTATTGAAACAAAGGGTgataaacaaacaagcaaTATTGATCATGCCAAAATTATCAGTGAAGTGTTGAAGAAATATCCCCATTTAGTAAAGTCTAACAAGAACATTAAATTGAAGATATTGAATACACCATCATCatcaaaaatgaaaaaagataAACTGTCAAgctttataaaagaaaaagaagtaaaGCCCGAGCCACCAGACAGAGACTATACTTATGAAACTGATGTAATAGATTCAAAGGAAGCTGCAAAACTTATTGCAATGGGTgctgaaaatataaaaggcCCATGGATTTGTCTCATATGTGGAACTCCAGGACGAGCACTCCATTTTACATCTTATTACAAATTCCGCAGACATCTTGTTGAAATTCATAATGAGAAATGTATACCTACAATTTGTGAATACTGTGGTTTTAAGTCCTATAAGAGAAACTTCATGGTCCACCATTGCTACACTAAACACGGGGTGCAACCACCACCACATTTTAGTTTCCCTAAATGCAATTATTGTGATTTTGTTGCTGTCACTGAAGGATACCTTGTGAAACATAAAATGGCACAACACAGTCAGGAAACTAAACAGTTCCGTTGTAATGTTTGCATTCAGAGTTTTCATACCTATAATAAACTGCTCCAACACATCCAGAAAACTGGCCACAAATTTAGTGACAGGAAAGCAAATCAACAATGCATATATTGTTTGAAAGTTTTCCAACGTGAATCTAATCTAATTGCACATTTAAAGACAAACCATAAACTTGCATCTAAGCGAGATGGTATTATTGAGGACTctgatgaagaaaaagaaaaatctaatGTGAAGCAGGAAGGTGTTTCATATGATGATGAAAGTGAAGATGGTGATGTTCACTACCAAATACAACAAAGATCTGATGGGCTGCATGTTATCACTAAGAAATCTAATGCACCATCTCTGACAAATACAAATAGACAAAAGATTCTGAATCCTGGTTTCAGAAAACCATCTCCAGTACAACCACAGAAAACTAAGCCTGTCCGCACTGTTCAGACAATGCACAATGAGTTTTTGCAAGATCAATCAATGTCAAATCATAACACTgtcataaataatgaaaatgtgatAGAGATAGATAATGTTGAATATGTAATGAGAGATAATGAGCTAATTCCTAGGAAAACTCGAAATGAATTCGTTATCCCTGATATGATCGATCAAGAACAGTCATATGATTCAATCACACCTTCAACATCTATGGAATTTGCTAATATTCAGAGTACAGAAAATgcacaacaaataaaaatgattgttaaaaaatcaaattcaaatcaacCTATTCAAATAGTAGTGTCAAATGAAGAAGAATATAAAGCTCTGATGTCTTCTAATCACTCTATTAtatttgatgatgatgatacaaataaaacactGACTATGATGACTGACTCTCAAAATACAACATTAGATACCTCTGCCATTGACTTAGAGAGTACTCAATCTAATGATATGATGATTATTCAGGATGATTATCCATTGAATGTTTCAGAAGCAGTACCTACAGATAATAACATTGTAGTGGTCTATAGCCATGCGGTTGGTCAAATTAGCGATCCTAACAAgcaatatcaaataataacatcTCAAGATATTGGGGCACAATTCATACAATCATCAGCAATGATTACACAAAATTTTGAAACTGTGACTACTTCGACCCCAGTAATGAGtgcaaatgtaataaatgcCGAAATACATGAGACTTGGCAAAATGATGAACAACCAAATATGGAGAACCAGCATTTAGATGTTACATCAAATGTAAAACTAGAATCCATGTCAACAAATAAAGACGCGAGTGAAAGTCTCGAACAACTACCAGAAGTAGAGATAAATACTGTACATAAAGAAACGCCAACCGAACCCAAAGTACATGAGAGTGTTGTTCTTCAATCAAACATAAATGTAGAGGAACTAAACCAAGATGCTCCAGACCAATCAGTTACCGAGAATAGTGAATCTGTAGCAGGTTTCGCTATAACACCCATGGATACAGATGATCCTTGTTCCATGACACCTAACAAAGAAGTTGTATCTACTGAATTTATCATAGCTAAGGATGAAATTGGTATCACTCCCATATCCGAAAATAATCTCATACAAGTACAGTCTGAACCATCAATGCCACAAACCAATATTGCAAGTCAAGAGGAACTCAGTGAAGCTCAAGAGCTTATTGAAAATCCAGAGGCACATGATAAACCTGTTGGGAATAATTGTGATGAATCTGATGAGCAAATGGTAGAAACACAACCGGATGGTATTACAACTAGTGTTTGTGATTCTGAGGAAACAGTTACTATATCAAAAGATGACATTGCACAAACATATACTGGTAATACTACTAATCTTAAACCTGTAGTCATAAAAGTTACTAAAGAGCAAATACAAAGTTTGACTTCTGAATGGTCTGATGATGAATATGAGGTTCCTGAAGattcaacagttttgaaagaaaCTCCAACATCAATTACACAGAAAATCACTTTGGAAGCAGAGCCCAAAGAAATTGAAGAGtcaattgaaaatattcaacAAGAAGTTGATAAATCTTTGACTCAAGCAGACGAAAGTATGGATTCAACTTTAAACGACAGTGCATCATCAGAATTGAAAGATGCTGATGCAACAATAATACCACAAGAACCACCAGTGCCTGAAAAATTGTCTTCTCTATTGAATGACTGGGAAGACAATGATTCTCAGGATGAAAATAATGAGtctgaaaatgttattgaagGAGTTACTGAAATGGCAAATACTGAAGTAATTATTGCGCAAGCAGAGAATGGAGATGTGATTGAAACTGATGCAGAAACAAACTTAATCGACATGCCATGTCATGTTGCAGAAAATGTAGAAGAGCTAGAACAGGATGCAACTGCAGTTACGAAAAaagatgataaaattaagagttTAGTCAGCGACTGGGATGATGATGAGGAAGAAAAGGAATAG